A window from Mytilus galloprovincialis chromosome 8, xbMytGall1.hap1.1, whole genome shotgun sequence encodes these proteins:
- the LOC143041852 gene encoding uncharacterized protein LOC143041852 isoform X2 produces MGTQLLIQKLVNIIVEDCQIEYLEGKVTSTCQVDELSIYDGEFDNSTALYQSCCITDVPALNSSGPSILIRFVTDATIVAKGFRIKYYNSAYKSPDVAAAFGLYIALALIVVAIVVCVAIIAFYVMKKTKMNSQRVNPVGEATTSTKTDSYQTTSSIDEYNKPPLPADSPVPLPNDWSELEGMAAPLNIGPRPDLINFKNLSDGQTRGNKLPPIQQVHEID; encoded by the exons ATGGGTACCCAACTGCTTATTCAAA AACTTGTAAACATTATAGTAGAAGATTGCCAGATTGAATATTTGGAAGGAAAGGTGACATCAACATGTCAAGTTGATGAACTATCCATCTATGATG GCGAGTTTGACAATTCTACCGCGCTGTACCAATCATGCTGTATTACAGATGTACCAGCATTGAATAGTTCTGGTCCTAGCATATTAATTAGATTTGTAACAGACGCCACAATTGTAGCCAAAGGATTTAGAATCAAGTATTATAATTCTGCATATAAATCTCCAG aTGTAGCTGCTGCTTTTGGTCTTTACATAGCACTAGCATTAATAGTTGTTGCTATCGTTGTTTGTGTTGCTATAATTGCTTTCTACGTTATGAAAAAGACAAAGATGAATAGTCAACGGGTCAATCCAGTAGGAGAGGCGACTACCAGTACGAAAACAGACAGTTATCAAACCACGTCATCAATCGATGAGTACAATAAGCCACCTTTACCAGCTGATAGCCCGGTACCATTACCTAACGATTGGTCAGAACTCGAGGGGATGGCAGCACCACTTAATATCGGACCAAGGCCTGATCTGATCAATTTCAAGAATCTTTCTGATGGTCAGACCAGAGGCAATAAATTGCCACCGATTCAACAAGTGCACGAG
- the LOC143041852 gene encoding uncharacterized protein LOC143041852 isoform X1, giving the protein MGLLYNFIPIEVPLILLLAYLQPFNAQNVSLIATSTAKYLYSDGYPTAYSNNLTYDWLITSDISTELVNIIVEDCQIEYLEGKVTSTCQVDELSIYDGEFDNSTALYQSCCITDVPALNSSGPSILIRFVTDATIVAKGFRIKYYNSAYKSPDVAAAFGLYIALALIVVAIVVCVAIIAFYVMKKTKMNSQRVNPVGEATTSTKTDSYQTTSSIDEYNKPPLPADSPVPLPNDWSELEGMAAPLNIGPRPDLINFKNLSDGQTRGNKLPPIQQVHEID; this is encoded by the exons ATGGGCTTATTGTACAa CTTTATTCCAATAGAGGTGCCTCTTATTCTACTGCTGGCATATTTGCAACCCTTTAACGCTCAAA ATGTGAGCTTAATTGCAACCTCCACAGCGAAGTACTTGTATTCCGATGGGTACCCAACTGCTTATTCAAA tAATTTGACATATGATTGGCTTATAACATCTGATATTTCAACAGAACTTGTAAACATTATAGTAGAAGATTGCCAGATTGAATATTTGGAAGGAAAGGTGACATCAACATGTCAAGTTGATGAACTATCCATCTATGATG GCGAGTTTGACAATTCTACCGCGCTGTACCAATCATGCTGTATTACAGATGTACCAGCATTGAATAGTTCTGGTCCTAGCATATTAATTAGATTTGTAACAGACGCCACAATTGTAGCCAAAGGATTTAGAATCAAGTATTATAATTCTGCATATAAATCTCCAG aTGTAGCTGCTGCTTTTGGTCTTTACATAGCACTAGCATTAATAGTTGTTGCTATCGTTGTTTGTGTTGCTATAATTGCTTTCTACGTTATGAAAAAGACAAAGATGAATAGTCAACGGGTCAATCCAGTAGGAGAGGCGACTACCAGTACGAAAACAGACAGTTATCAAACCACGTCATCAATCGATGAGTACAATAAGCCACCTTTACCAGCTGATAGCCCGGTACCATTACCTAACGATTGGTCAGAACTCGAGGGGATGGCAGCACCACTTAATATCGGACCAAGGCCTGATCTGATCAATTTCAAGAATCTTTCTGATGGTCAGACCAGAGGCAATAAATTGCCACCGATTCAACAAGTGCACGAG